TTATTTCGAATTAACTTGCACTATCCCAAAGTCATAATACGTTATTCTTTTCTGAGGATCAACCTGTGTTCCGTAGACCTGCTGCGATTCCATTAATCGTTAGCAAGACTTGTTCCAGTCTCTCTTCATCTTCTACACCATCAATGCGCAATTGTCGCAGATCCCTTAGCAAGTTAACTTGAATAAAGCTAAGTGGATCGACATAGGGGTTACGTAAACGAATCGATTCCCGAATCACAGGGGTATGATCCAACAGTTGATTCTGCTTTGTGATTGCAAGAACCACTTCTTTGGTCAAGTAATACTCTTCTTCTAACTGTTGATAAATCTCTTTTCCGCGTGGCAAATGTTCCGCCAGGCTAGCATACTCTTTGGCGATGGAAAGATCAGCTTTTGCTAAAGCCATCTGCAAATTATCTACTAGTGAGCGGAAAAAAGGCCACTCTTTATACATCACCGATAGCTGTTCTGCTTTATTTTCTCCTCGCTCCACATAACGCTGAAGGGCCGTTCCAGCTGCATACCAAGCGGGGAAGAGGAATCGACTCTGCGTCCATGCAAATACCCACGGTATGGCACGCAGATCACTAAAAGCACTGCTATTTTTGCGGCGTGAAGGTCGAGACCCAATCTTCAACTCTCCGATCTCTGGGAGTGGAGTCGCCTCTTGGAAGAATGGTATAAAATCTGGATCTTGGAAAAGCAAATGTTGATAAACTTGGCGCGCATCCTCCGAAATCACTTCGAACGCGTCCATCCACTCAGCAGGAGGGCCTTGCTCCTCTCCCGAACGTGCTGCTGCAGTTTGCAGCAACAATGCTGACGTGGCTTGCTCCAGACTTCGCATCGCGATCGGCTTCAAGGCATAGCGAGAAGAGAGAACTTCCCCTTGCTCTGTGATCTTTACTCCTCCCAGTACACTGCCCGCAGGTGTGGCTTGAATACTACGATTCAGCGGACCTCCACCACGACCCAGTGCACCACCACGACCATGAAAAAATTTCACCTCTAACCCATAGCGATTGGAGAGTTGTCTCAAATTACGCTGTGCACGATACAACTCCCAGTTGGCGGTAATCATGCCCCCATCTTTATTGCTATCGGAGTACCCCAGCATAATCTCTTGGGTGGGATGCTCCCCACGATGATAGGGAATATACGCTGGATGTTCATAATATGCTTGCATAATCTCTTCCGCACGATGGAGATCATCAATCGTTTCTAATAGTGGCACCACGTGTAACCGTGCATTGCTTTCTTGCTTTGTCTTATGATGTAAACCTACTTCCTTAGCTAACAGCACCACTTCCAAAAGATCGCTCGTCCCCTGAGTCATGCTGATCAAATAATTACGAATCGACTCTTCTCCAAATTCCTCTTTTGCCTGTTTTATTGTCTCGAACAGACGTAAACATTCTTGCGTCTGTGCAGAAAATACCATAAAGGAAGCAGTAAGTGGGCGTGGATCTGCCAGTAACTCCGTCAATTGCTTCATCTTATCCTCTTCACTCAATTGATCGTATGCTTTCTCGATTCCTAATGAGGCTAGGATTTCAGTGATAGCTTGTTCATGAACAGCACTGTGTTGCCTTATATCTAAAGTCATTAGGTGAAAACCAAATAGCTCCACTTGTCGTATAAAGCTAGAGATGTACAAATCGACCACGTGCTCTGCGTGATGACTACGTAGGGAGTCTGCTATTCTCTCCAAATCAGCAATCAAATCTCCAGAATCCACATAAGATCCTTTCTCTTTTTCCCCTGTTCGTGTATGCTGCAGACGAGCTAACATATACATACATTTGCGCCGATAGGGCTCGTGTTCATTCCTCCATTCCCCTTCACCCACATCCTCCAAGGCTACTTCTTCACGGTCGCGTGCGATCGACTCCTTCAACTCCGCTGTGATGTGAATGCGACGCGTGGAATAGCTTAGCACTTCTAATAATTTATTTACCTTTTCTTCGTATTTAGACAACACTAACTCCCGATGAAGTTCAAGCGTATTCCACGTAATTTCTGGGGTAACGGATGGGTTACCGTCACGGTCTCCTCCAATCCAGGAACCAAAGCGAAGATAGGTAGGAACCTGCCACTTGGTTTCTGGATAATACTGTTTCAGTGCATCTTCTAACGTTCGATGCACTTCTGGAAGCACCTCAAATAAGGTCTCGTCCAGATAAAAAAGACCATTGCGCACTTCATCCAACACATGAGGCTTGCGCTGACGCAGTTCATCACTTTGCCATAAAGCATTTACCTCTGCATGAACTTCACTTTCGATCCGCTCTTGCTCCTT
This sequence is a window from Mechercharimyces sp. CAU 1602. Protein-coding genes within it:
- the ppc gene encoding phosphoenolpyruvate carboxylase — its product is MMEKDPNQSLRRDVRLLGSTLGEILKLQGGEELFAHVEKIRELTKGIRSTEDQDLIQQCKDEMERLSPTMRLDVIRAFSLYFHLVNIAEQNHRIRRHRHYKQSDEQQVQPHSIASAIRQLKESGAEAEEIKALFPYLSLELIMTAHPTEAVRRTILDLHHRIADKVCKLDDLLLTDKEQERIESEVHAEVNALWQSDELRQRKPHVLDEVRNGLFYLDETLFEVLPEVHRTLEDALKQYYPETKWQVPTYLRFGSWIGGDRDGNPSVTPEITWNTLELHRELVLSKYEEKVNKLLEVLSYSTRRIHITAELKESIARDREEVALEDVGEGEWRNEHEPYRRKCMYMLARLQHTRTGEKEKGSYVDSGDLIADLERIADSLRSHHAEHVVDLYISSFIRQVELFGFHLMTLDIRQHSAVHEQAITEILASLGIEKAYDQLSEEDKMKQLTELLADPRPLTASFMVFSAQTQECLRLFETIKQAKEEFGEESIRNYLISMTQGTSDLLEVVLLAKEVGLHHKTKQESNARLHVVPLLETIDDLHRAEEIMQAYYEHPAYIPYHRGEHPTQEIMLGYSDSNKDGGMITANWELYRAQRNLRQLSNRYGLEVKFFHGRGGALGRGGGPLNRSIQATPAGSVLGGVKITEQGEVLSSRYALKPIAMRSLEQATSALLLQTAAARSGEEQGPPAEWMDAFEVISEDARQVYQHLLFQDPDFIPFFQEATPLPEIGELKIGSRPSRRKNSSAFSDLRAIPWVFAWTQSRFLFPAWYAAGTALQRYVERGENKAEQLSVMYKEWPFFRSLVDNLQMALAKADLSIAKEYASLAEHLPRGKEIYQQLEEEYYLTKEVVLAITKQNQLLDHTPVIRESIRLRNPYVDPLSFIQVNLLRDLRQLRIDGVEDEERLEQVLLTINGIAAGLRNTG